A window from Hymenobacter volaticus encodes these proteins:
- a CDS encoding metallophosphoesterase family protein, translating into MARYVTTDLHGCLQTFRHLLEQELQLQPEDELFVLGDYVNKGPDSRGVLDYLMAMPSRGLRVYCLRGNHDQELLDAARGFNDLTWASAADRQLTLESFGVTRAEDIPAPYLTWLENLPYQLDIEGFTLVHAGYNFRLPPDRMRADWHTMLNIKQFTFDAARLQGRRLLHGHVPTPTAEVQRQARTQAQVISLDTGCVYRHNPELSHLAALNLDTFELTLQRNLEPPYEIARR; encoded by the coding sequence ATGGCCCGATACGTTACTACCGATCTGCATGGCTGTTTGCAAACCTTCCGACACTTGCTGGAGCAAGAATTACAGCTGCAACCCGAGGATGAACTGTTTGTGCTCGGCGACTACGTAAACAAGGGCCCCGACAGCCGCGGTGTGCTCGACTATCTGATGGCAATGCCAAGCCGTGGGTTGCGGGTATACTGCCTGCGCGGCAACCACGACCAAGAACTGCTCGATGCGGCCCGCGGCTTCAATGACCTGACATGGGCTTCGGCTGCCGACCGGCAACTTACTCTAGAAAGTTTCGGCGTAACGCGAGCCGAAGATATTCCGGCGCCCTATCTCACTTGGCTTGAGAACTTGCCCTACCAACTCGATATCGAAGGCTTCACGCTAGTGCACGCGGGCTATAACTTCCGACTGCCCCCCGACCGAATGCGCGCTGACTGGCACACGATGCTCAATATCAAGCAGTTCACCTTCGATGCTGCTCGCCTGCAGGGCCGCCGCCTACTACATGGTCACGTGCCCACGCCCACGGCGGAGGTACAGCGCCAAGCCCGCACCCAAGCTCAAGTCATCAGCCTCGATACGGGCTGTGTGTACCGGCACAATCCCGAACTGTCCCACCTAGCAGCCCTCAACCTCGATACCTTCGAGCTAACTCTGCAACGCAACTTGGAGCCGCCCTATGAAATTGCTCGGCGCTAA
- a CDS encoding 4a-hydroxytetrahydrobiopterin dehydratase, which produces MWIEQDNALTRTFRFLDFKTAFAFMTDVAAAAERLDHHPWWANEYSTVEFRLRTHDAGNTVTKRDHRLAEAIDQLAEQHGAKVA; this is translated from the coding sequence ATGTGGATTGAACAAGACAACGCCCTGACCCGCACCTTTCGCTTCCTCGACTTCAAGACGGCTTTTGCGTTCATGACGGACGTGGCTGCTGCCGCCGAACGGCTAGATCATCATCCGTGGTGGGCCAACGAGTACAGCACCGTCGAGTTTCGGCTGCGCACCCACGACGCCGGCAACACCGTAACCAAGCGCGACCATCGGCTAGCCGAAGCCATCGACCAATTAGCTGAACAACACGGTGCAAAGGTTGCCTAA
- a CDS encoding RNA polymerase sigma factor — MFFKRRPKSPTELSDQELLARYRQQGVVTDLGVLYERHMPEVFAICRRYLGPGEADAQDAVMQLFEVLVEKLRRHEVDNFPAWLHATARNHCLMTLRARQRPGPDRGGALVLHFPDAAGMESAVAEHLEPDDPDEATFMEARLQALEHALGILPEGQRRCLELFFLEKKCYRDISQETGYDLNTVKSHLQNGKRNLKRHLESSPPTTSFSSDAAR; from the coding sequence ATGTTTTTCAAACGCCGTCCTAAGTCGCCGACCGAGCTATCCGACCAGGAGTTGCTGGCCCGTTACCGCCAGCAGGGCGTAGTAACCGACTTGGGTGTATTGTATGAGCGCCACATGCCCGAGGTATTTGCTATTTGTAGGCGGTACTTAGGGCCCGGCGAGGCCGATGCGCAAGACGCCGTGATGCAACTCTTTGAAGTGCTAGTGGAGAAGCTGCGGCGCCACGAGGTCGATAACTTCCCCGCTTGGCTGCACGCTACTGCCCGCAACCACTGCTTGATGACACTGCGGGCCCGGCAGCGCCCCGGTCCCGACCGAGGCGGGGCGCTGGTGCTGCATTTTCCGGATGCCGCCGGTATGGAATCGGCAGTGGCCGAGCATCTAGAACCTGACGACCCCGACGAAGCCACTTTCATGGAAGCCCGCCTGCAAGCTCTCGAACACGCTTTGGGCATTCTTCCCGAAGGCCAACGACGATGTCTGGAGCTGTTCTTTCTGGAAAAGAAATGTTACCGTGACATCAGCCAAGAAACCGGCTACGACCTAAACACGGTAAAAAGCCATCTGCAAAACGGAAAGCGCAACCTCAAGCGCCACCTCGAATCTTCACCGCCTACCACCTCCTTCTCTTCTGATGCGGCCCGCTGA
- a CDS encoding NADAR family protein, translated as MSATLPPIRSVESLRQHLEAGHNLKYVFFWGHTGQPGGVVGKECFSQWYPAAFTLDGDTYATTEHYMMAEKARLFGDEVTRTAILTATHPNEAKKLGRTVQNFDASRWEAARFNIVVQGNVAKFSQHPTLREFLRQTGSRVLVEASPVDAIWGIGLAQDSPHASNPAEWQGLNLLGFALMEVREQLAD; from the coding sequence ATGTCCGCTACGCTACCTCCTATCCGTTCCGTCGAATCGTTGCGCCAGCACTTAGAAGCGGGCCACAACTTGAAATATGTGTTTTTCTGGGGCCATACCGGCCAGCCGGGCGGGGTCGTCGGCAAAGAGTGCTTCAGCCAATGGTATCCGGCTGCCTTCACCCTCGATGGCGACACCTACGCTACCACCGAGCACTACATGATGGCGGAAAAAGCCCGTTTGTTTGGTGATGAAGTCACCCGCACCGCCATTCTTACGGCCACTCATCCCAACGAAGCCAAAAAGCTAGGGCGCACCGTGCAAAATTTTGATGCGTCTCGTTGGGAAGCCGCTCGGTTTAACATCGTGGTACAGGGCAACGTCGCCAAGTTCAGTCAGCACCCGACGCTACGAGAGTTTCTTCGGCAAACTGGTTCCCGCGTCCTCGTCGAAGCTAGCCCGGTTGACGCTATTTGGGGCATTGGCTTGGCGCAAGACAGTCCGCATGCCAGCAACCCCGCCGAGTGGCAAGGACTCAATTTGCTAGGCTTTGCTTTGATGGAAGTACGAGAGCAACTAGCCGACTAA
- a CDS encoding TIGR04283 family arsenosugar biosynthesis glycosyltransferase gives MIIPTYKEADGIGSLVRYLYEGNGTDNALEIIVVDAGSPDDTAVVAQQAGARVVQCPRKGRAAQLNFGARHATGSILYFLHADTYPPVGFSQEIRAAVEQGSGAGCYRLAFDHPSWFLKANAWFTRFHFELFRFGDQSLFVRRDVFSQIGGYREDMMVLEDQEITRRLRRAAPFQILPGPIVTSARKYRENGVWRLQSIYYLITIMHHLGASQQRLINLYRSMIRQDKV, from the coding sequence GTGATCATTCCTACCTACAAGGAAGCGGACGGCATTGGCTCATTGGTGCGCTACCTCTACGAAGGCAACGGCACGGATAACGCACTGGAAATCATAGTAGTCGATGCTGGCAGCCCTGATGATACAGCTGTGGTAGCGCAGCAGGCAGGCGCCCGGGTAGTGCAGTGCCCGCGCAAGGGACGGGCCGCTCAACTCAATTTCGGAGCCCGCCACGCCACCGGCAGCATTCTTTACTTTCTGCACGCCGATACGTATCCGCCCGTTGGTTTCAGCCAGGAAATAAGAGCGGCTGTGGAACAGGGCAGCGGGGCCGGCTGCTACCGCTTAGCGTTTGATCATCCAAGCTGGTTTTTGAAAGCTAATGCTTGGTTTACCCGCTTTCACTTTGAATTATTTCGCTTTGGCGACCAAAGTTTATTTGTGCGACGCGACGTATTCAGCCAGATTGGTGGGTACCGGGAAGACATGATGGTGCTGGAAGACCAGGAAATTACGCGCCGGCTTCGGCGTGCCGCCCCGTTTCAGATTCTGCCGGGGCCCATTGTCACATCGGCTCGTAAGTACCGCGAAAACGGTGTGTGGCGACTTCAGAGCATCTATTACCTGATTACCATAATGCACCACCTCGGCGCTTCTCAACAAAGACTGATAAACCTATACCGCAGCATGATCCGGCAGGACAAGGTGTGA